The Rudaeicoccus suwonensis DNA window AATCGAAGGACGCTCGCCAAGGGCGCGGCGTGGGCTGCGCCGGTCCTCGTCCTGAGCTCTCAGGCGCCGGTGTTCGCAGCGTCGCCGGTTCCGTGCCCGGCGGTGCCGACCCCGACCGGCTGGACGATGACGACGTCAGGCTCACCCGGGAGCACGACGACCGGCGGTTACGGCTGGACCAGCACGGCGCCGTACTCGTTCAGCGAAGTGCAGGACGCCGCTTCGAGGAAGACGTTCACCGTCACAACGACCACGTCAGTCGGCGTGACCGCCGGCGTCACCTACACCATCAACACCAACGTGACATTCAACTACGGCAGCAACAACGCGAACACCAGCAAGCCGCAAACCTGTTCGCTGGTGATGGGCGGCACCACGATCTTCTCCTACACAACCGGCTCCAGTCCGCTGACGACTCCTTACAGCGCCGTGCCTGTCAGCGGCACCTATCAAGCGACCAGCACGGGCTTGGTGGCACTGACCTTCACCTTCGCCGTCCAAGCGCCCGGCAGCGGCGGCAATGACGATGTCACGGTCACCTTGCCAACTTTTTCCAATTGCGTCGCCACCTGATCGATCACGGCCGACCCCAGCCCGCGGCGAGATAACTCGTGGCACCCATGGGCCGAGAGTCGGTAGCGTCCGGTTGTGGCCGACCCGATCTACGCCGACGCCGACCTTGCGGCCATCTATGACGCGCTGGACCCGGACCGCTCCGATCTGCTCGCTTATGCCGGAATCGTTGCCGAGTTGCGCGCCCGCAGTGTGCTCGACATCGGCTGCGGCACAGGGACATTCGCCACGCTGCTGGCCCAGTGCGGCGTGAGTGTGGTCGGCGTCGATCCTGCGGTCGCATCGGTCGAGCTGGCGCGCACCAAGCCGTATGCCGATCAGGTCACCTGGGTGGCAGGTGACCTCGCCGCGGTGCCGCCGCTGCAGGTCGACCTGGTCACCATGACCGCGAACGTCGCGCAGGTCTTCCTCGCAGACGAGGACTGGCGGGCCGTGCTTGTGGGCGCCCACTCCGCGCTGCGATCGGGAGGGCACCTTGTCTTCGAGACCCGTGATCCGGCACGCGCGGCATGGAACGCCTGGAATCGTGCCGATTCGCACACGGTCACCTTCATCGGCGGGGTCGGCCGTGTCGAGACCTGGCTGGATCTGCTGCAGGTCGACGACGCGCATGCCCTGGTGACCTTCCGGCATACGTTCGTGCTGCCCGACGGTGCGCGGCGCGTCTCGGAGTCGACGCTGCGCTTCCGGAGCCGTGAAGAGGTGCAGTCATCACTCGACGCGGCCCTCGAGACCATCGACATACGTGATGCGCCGGATCGAGCCGGGCTCGAAATGGTCTTCGTCGCGCGGGCATAGGCTGCCCCGATGAGCATCCTCAACGACACGATTGCCCGCCTCGACGGAACTCCCGGCACCCTCGCGGACCTCACCGGCGGCAAGCCGGCGCTGCTGGTCAACGTGGCCAGCAAGTGTGGTCTCACGCCGCAGTACGCCGAGCTCGAAACGCTCCAAAAGGACTACGAGGACAAGGGATTCACGGTCGTCGGCCTCCCGTGCAACCAGTTCGCCGGGCAGGAGCCCGGCAGTGCTGAGGAGATCCAGGAGTTCTGCAGCGCTACGTATGGCGTGACCTTCCCGATGAGCGAAAAGATCGAGGTGAATGGCGCCGGGCGTCACCCGATCTATGCCACCCTGACGCAGGCTGCGGACCAGGACGGTCGCACCGGCGACATCCAGTGGAACTTCGAGAAGTTCGTCATCGACGCCGGCGGCGAGGTGGTGCAGCGGTTCAGCCCACAGGTGACGCCCAGTGACGAGCGCGTCACGGCGGCCATTGCCAGCGCGATCGGCTGACACCACCCGTCCTATTCGACCTGGCGGTCGATCACGTCGGCGCGCTGGTCGTGAGATGTCTGCTTTTGCCGGATCGTGTCGCGGGATTCCGGCGGATCCTGACATTTGGTGGGGTGTGCGGCGCGCTGGTCGTGAGATGTCTGCTTTTGCCGGATCGCGTTGCGGGATTCCGGCAGATCCTGACATGTGGTGGGGTGTGCGGCGCGCTGGTCGCGAGATGTCTGCTTTTGCCGGATCGCGTTGCGGGATTCCGGCAGATCCTGACATGTGGTTGGGGTGTGCGGTGCGCTGGTCGTGAGATGTCTGCTTTTGCCGGATCGCGTTGCGGGATTCCGGCAGATCCTGACATGTGGTGGCGTGTGCGGTGCGCTGGTTGCGAGATGTCTGCTTTTGCCGGATCGTGTCGCGGGATTCCGGCGGATCCTGACATTTGGTGGGGTGTGCGCGCGCTGGTCGCGACCCATCCCGACCCATCCCGTTATGTCGTGCGCGGACAGCTCTGACTCAGACGGCAGTGGGGTGGGATCTCCTCAGATCCCACCCCACGTGTCGTCTGGCGGTGCTCAGACCTTGGCCAGATCCGGGTCATCCTCGGGCGTCGCGGACTCACCGGTCTCGTGCAAACCGGATCGGTGTGCACCGGCTGCGTGTGAACCGGCTTCGTGTGCGCCGGCATCTTCCGCGCTTGCCAGGTGGCGCGGGGCGGGACGCTCGTTGCGCGGCCGGATGAGCAGCGCCGCCACGATGCCGCCGACGATGCCGAGCACACCGGCCACGATCGCTGTCAGGCGCAGACCGTCAGCCGTCGCGATGTGGATCGCGGTGTGCAGTTGCTGTTGGTAGGCCGCCGGCACGCTGTGCAGCACCATCTGGCTCTGACCACCGGCGACTGCGTTGCCGATGGAAGACGACTTCGGCACGTGGTGTGATGACAGAGATGAGCTGATCCGCGAGGCGAACAGGCTTCCCATTGCAGCGATGCCAAGAGCGAAGCCGAGCTGGCGCGCGGAGTTGACGGCTCCGGCCGCCATACCGCCGCGATCCTTGGGCACCGCCGACATCGCGGTCGAGCTCAAGGTCGGAGCCGACAGTCCGACACCGACACCGGAGACGAACAGACCCGCGACGAGGGCCTTCCAGTCGGCGCCGGCGCCCATCTGGATGGCCACGATCACGCCGCCCACACCGGTGAGCGCGATGCCGAGGCCGACGGCCCACCAGTTGCGGTCACCGTGCATGAGTCGTCCGACGGATGCACTGGTCGCGAAGGATGCGATCGCGAGTGGCAGGGATGCCAAACCTGCCTCGACCGGCGACATGCCGAGCACCGATTGCATCCAGATAGAGGCATACGTCAGATAGGCGAATGCGCCTGCGGTGAGCACGAATCCGGCGATCAGCGCGCCGACGAACGGACCGCTGCGCAGCAGCGCGAGGTCGAGCATCGGGTGCTTCAGCTTCGCCTCGGCAATCACGAAGGCGACCAGTGCCACCAGAGAAACCGCGAACAGGATGACCACCAGCGAGTTGCCCCACCCGTGCTCGTTGGCGCGGATCAGCGCGAACGTCAGGGCCCCGGCGAAGACGGTGAAGGTGGACATGCCCAGGAAATCCAGCGGTGTGCGGTGCCGCTCGTCGGACCGCAGCACCACGAAGCTCAAGACGATCGCGGCGACCGCGAAGGGCAGGTTGACGAAGAAGATCCACCGCCAGGACAGGTGCTCGGTCAGCAGACCGCCCGCGATCGGGCCGATGGCCGCTGCAGCTCCCGAGACCGCACCCCAGATGCCGTATGCCGTGCCGCGATCACGCCCGTGATAGCTGTTGTTGAGCAGCGCGAAGGTCGTGGCGAACATCGCGGCACCGCCGACGCCCTGCACGGCGCGCGCCGTGATGAGGATCGAGGGGTTCTGCGCCAGGCCGCTCGCCGCGGACGCGGCGGCGAACAGCGCCAGACCGACGATGTAGGTCGCCCGGTGACCCAGCCGGTCGGCGAGCGAGCCGATACCCATCAGCAGGGCGGCCAGGACGAGGGCGTAGATGTCGACGACCCACTGCAGCGAGGTGAAGCTCGTGCGCAGGTTGTCGGCCATGGCGGGCAGAGCGACGTTGACGATGGTCACGTCGACGAGCAGCATCAGTGTGCCGGTGCAGATGGTGACAAGTGGCAGCCATTTGCGCATGGGTTCAACCTTTCCGATGAGGGGCGAGTGATCGGGATGACGACGTCTGTCGGCAGGGCGTCACTCGCGCTCCGCACAAAATCATCGGGGCCAGCACCGACAACGCGATAACCAGCGGTGCGTCGGCGTAGATTTCTGCTGTGCCAAGCAGATCTATGCGGAAAAACACCACTGTTGATGAGCTGGATGCCGGAATCATGCACGGCCTCCAAGTGGCACCCAGGGCTCCCTTCGCGGTGCTCGGTGAGGTCCTTGGAGTGTCCGAGCAGACAGTAGCCCGTCGGTACCGGCGATTGCGCAGCGAGGGGATCCTGCGAGTCATCGGGCTGCTGAACCCAGCGCAGATCGGCCTCACCCACTGGGGGCTACGGCTCAGGTGCCAGCCGAACGCCGCCGCCGAGATCGCCCAGGCTCTCGCCAGACGGGACGACATCGGTTGGGTGGCACTGCTGTCGGGTGGTTCGGAGATCGCCGCGTCGGTGCGCGCACGGACCGCAGCCGACCGTGACCGACTACTGATGGAGTTGCTGCCGCGTACCGCTCAGGTGCTGTCCATCGACGCCTTCGCCTATCTGCACATCTTCCGCGGTTCGTCGACGCGGGATTGGCGGGTCGGCTCGACGCTGCTGAACAAGGAGCAGGAACTCCTGCTGCAGGGTGGTCAGATCACCGTCGACGGACATGAGGAGATGCTGCGCGCCGACGACGAACCATTGCTGCGACAGGTCTTCCGCGACGGCCGTGCCACCTTCGCGACCCTTGCCGCTGCGACCGGCTGGAGCGAGTCGCGGGCAGCGCGTCGGTTCCAGCAACTCGTCTCGTCCGGGGTCGTCTATTTCGACGTCGACTTCTCGATGGCCGCCTTCGGGCTGACTTTGCAGGCGTACCTGCAACTCATCGTCGAGCCGTCCCGTCTCAGCGAGGTCGGCGAACGTCTCGCCGGCCACGACCGGGTGATGTTCGCGGCGGCGACGACCGGATCGACAGGTATGGCGGCCAGCGTCGCCTGCGGGGGCACCGAGGAACTGTTCCGCTTCGTGTCCGACGACATCGGCCAGATGCCTGGAGTCAGCCAGGTGCAGATCTCGCCGATCACCCGCACCGTCAAGCAGGCGGGCAGTCTGCTGGACGGAGACCGGCTGGCCACGCCCGTTCCGTTCTGAGGCGGGTGCGAAACACACAGGAATCTGGACAGTCGCCAGGCGTCCCAAACCGCGAATTCCGTTGGAAGATCATGGTTCCCGAGAGTTGCGGCATATGTGAACGGTCGCATCGGACCGGCACCGATCGGATGACAACGGACGAAAGACCACACCCCATGCGCGAAGCCATCCTCACTTCTCCCTCGAAACAGCAGCCAGCTGCTCGCTCGACAGCCCGACACCTGGCAGGAGCCGGGGCAGCCTTCGGTGCCATCGCCATGACCGTGGCGTGCATGGCACCTGCCGCTTCGGCCGCGACACCGCCGCCCACCGGCCCTGCGGGGTACGCCACCGGCTGCCCGGTCGTGGGCGGCGGTCAGGGCACGGCCAGCGCAATCAGGATCATCCAGGGCAAACTCAACAAACTCGACCTGGCCGGCCTCACCGTCGACGGCGTCAACGGGCCCGCGACCACTGCAGCGATCAAGACCTTCCAGCGCTCGCAGTTCATCACCGCCGACGGCGTCGTCGGCACCGACACCTGGCTCAAGCTGGGTGGCTGCAACAGCACGGTGACACCGACATACACCGGGTGGGTCGCGATGGGCGGCGGATCCATGCAGGACCAGGCGAACATCTATCAGTCGCCATCGTTCAGCGCGAAGGTCCTGGGCCACTACGGTGCGTACGCGAAGGTCACCGGCACGCTGACCGGCGAGTGGGTTCGCACCAGCGCCGGGTATGTCGACGTCGGCACGCTGGAGAACACCACCTCGGCGCCGGCGTCGCGCAACGGCAAGCTCGCGACGACCTCGATGTGCGCAGTGCCGCTCGCCTGGAACGCGCAGCACTCGTTCTCCGGCGGGGTGCTGACCTACACCAAGACCACGCAGCGCTATCTGAACTGCATCGCCCTGTGGCATCTGGCCGATCTGCAGAACGCCTTCAAGGCGCACTTCGGAAAGTTCGCGACGATCGATCTGACCTACCGCTCGTACGCCGAATAGCAGTACTGGTACAAGACTCTCGGCCCCACCGTGGCGGCCTACCCCGGCACGAGCGCGCACGGAGTCGGCCTTGCACTGGACTTCGAGCAGGACGCCACGGTCGGTCCGTTCGACTGGGGTCAGCCGGGCAGTGTGTGGTTGACCCAGAACTCCTCGAAGTACGGCTTCTACAACCCGTTCAGCTACGGCACCACAGATGAGTCGTACCACTTCCAGTTCGAGTGAACTTCAACAACCGCCTCGCCCTGGGTGCCGCCGCCACCAGCGCACGTATGACGCATGCACCGCCTCAGGCGGGCACCGTCATACGGCGCGGCCGATGAGGTGGCCGATGCCATAGGTGACACCCATGGCGAGCAGCCCGCCGGCGACATTGCGGGCGACTGCCAGCCCGACTCGGGCACCGCCGAGGCGGGCACTGATCAGGCCGGTGACGATGAGACCGATCACGACGGTGACCACAGTGGTGGCCACCCGCCACGACGGCCCCGGCAGCAGGATCGCCAGCAGCGGCAGTGCGGCGCCCACGGTGAAGGCGACCATCGAGGCGAAAGCCGCCTGCCAGGGGTTGGTCAGGTCGTCCGGGTCGATGCCGAGTTCGGCCTCGGCATGCGCACGCAGGGCGTCGTGGTTGGTCAGCTCGCGGGCGACATCTTCGGCCAGCGCGCGCGAAAGGCCTTTGCGTTCATACAGATCAGTGAGTTCCTCGAGTTCTTCCTCGGGCATCTCGGCGAGCTCGCGACGCTCCTTGCGCAGCACCGCGCGCTCGCTGTCGCGCTGGGTGCTGACCGAGACGTATTCGCCGGTGGCCATCGACAACGCACCTGCGACGAGACCCGCGGCTCCCGCGATGGCGATCGAATGACGGCTGGTGGTTGCGCCCGCGACGCCCATCACGATGCCGGCCACCGAGACGATGCCGTCGTTGGCCCCGAGCACACCGGCGCGCAGCCAGTTGAGGCGGTTGCCGAGATCGGGATGTGGCTCGTCGTGCAGTGTTTCGGGGCGTTCGGTGTCGGTCACTGCGGCTGCCTCCGGTTGATCTCGTCAGCGCACTCGTCGATGCGGTGCGCCAACTCGATGTCGAACTGGGTGACACCCCCGGCGGAATGAGTGCTCAGCGTCCACGTCGTGGTCACCCAACTGAGGGCGATGTCGGGGTGATGGTCCATCTGCTCGGCCTCCACTGCCACCAGGTCGATCAGACGCACCGCCGCGCTGAAGCTGGCCGCGTCATACGTTGCGGTGAGGGCTGTGCCGGCGCGGCGCCACGATGGCAGATCACGCAATTGACGCGTGATCTCGTCGTCGGTGAGCAGTCGGGGCATGGCCACGACACTGCCGCGCGACATTGCAGTTGTCCACGTAGGAAAGGCTGACCGTAGGCCGAATCCGGTGTCGTAGCCTGCGCACATGACGCATCGTCCGATCGTCGCTGCCGCTCTCGTCGACGACCTCGCCCGTCCGCGCACAGTGCTCGCCGCCATGCGGTTGCATCCCGCCCACCTGGCCGGTCGATGGGAGTTGCCGGGCGGCAAGGTCGAGGCCGGCGAGAGCGAGTCGGCGGCGTTGCAGCGGGAACTGGCTGAGGAAATCGGCGTGCAGGTCGAGATCGGCGATGGGCTGCCCGGGCCGCTGACGCCATTGGCGGACTCCGGCTCGCGCCCGTGGCCGCTCGACGGCGGACTGGTGATGTGCGTGTGGCTCGCCCGGATCACCGCGGGCGAGGTGACGTGCCACGTCCACGGCGCTGCCCGCTGGCTGACGGCTGCCGAGTTGTATGACGTCGACTGGGTCGCCGCCGACCTGCCGATCGTGCGGGCGATAGCGTCGCTGCTGGACTGAATGCGCGAGCGTCGCGCGCAAGGCGCGTCGCGTCTGCACGGCGACATCGCTCAATCGCACTCGTTTCTCTGGAAATTCGCTGCGTGAGGACGTGGGTTGATGGCTGGATCTCTTGACGGTGTGTTGGTCGCTGACTTCAGCCGGGTCCTGGCCGGCCCCACTGCCACGATGATGCTCGCCGACCTCGGTGCGACGGTGGTCAAGGTCGAACGACCCGGTGTCGGCGACGACACCCGCCACTGGGGCCCACCATGGACACCGCACTCCTCGGCCTACTTCGAGTGCGTCAACCGCAACAAGCGCAGCGTCTGCCTCGACCTCAAGGACGCCGGCGATGTGCGGCGGGCCCGTGAACTCGCTTGTCGCGCAGACATTCTCGTCGAGAATTTTCGCGCCGGCACGATGGACGGCCTCGGTCTGGGCTACGCCGACCTGCGCGAGGCGAACCCGGGGCTGATCTATTGCTCGGTGACCGGCTGGGCAGCGGAGGGGGAGCTGGACTGCCCGGTTACGACTTCCTGGTGCAGGCCGTCGGAGGCTTGATGAGTGTCACCGGATCACCGGAATCAGGCCCGACAAAAGCGGGTGTCGCGCTGGTCGACATTCTCACCGGCAAGGATGCCGCGATCGGGATTCTCGCCGCGCTGCACGAGCGTGCTGCTTCCGGTCGTGGCCAGTACGTCGAGGTCGCGCTGTTGACCAGCCTGCTGGCGGCGTTGTCGAACCAGGCGGCGTCATACCTGACGACGGGGGTCAGCCCCGGGCTCATGGGCAACAGCCATCCGTCGATCACGCCCTACGAGACCTTGCGGTGCCGCGACGGAGAGCTTGCCGTGGCATGCGGCAATGACGGCCAATTCGCCCGGATGGCAACAGTTCTCGGTGTCGAGGGGTTGGCGCATGATGAACGCTTCGAGACGAACCCGCAACGGGTGGTGCACCGCGACGAGCTGGTGGTGCGACTCGAGGCAGCCTTGGTGACCGATGATGTCGGCGCGTGGGTGCAGCGGCTCACGGACGCCGGAGTGCCGGCAGGTCGGGTCGGTGACATCGGATCGGCCGTCGACCTGGCGCAGTCGCTGGGTCTGCAGCCGACGGTGAGTTTCGCGTCGGATCATCCGGCGCAGGTGCGCTCGCCGATCTCGCTCAGCGCCGCTCCGGCGGCAAACCCTGCGCCACCACCGGACCTCGGCCAACACACCGAGCAGATTGTGCACTGGCTGGACGGCCCGCGCGGTTCATTGCCGGCATGAGGGGCGCGGGCTCCATCGGTCGGGTCACCGGCGCACCGGCGGCTTTCGCAGGACGCGTGGCAGGTATGCCGCTCCGGTGTCGTCGTCGGCCGCGACATCCTGTGGGTTAGAGATGGCGCAGCGTTGCAGGGACAGGCACCCGCAGCCGATGCACGATTCGAGGCCGTCGCGCAGCTTCTCCAGCGCGAGGATCTGCTCGTCCAGTCGCCCTCGCCAGTGTTTGGTGATGCGCTGCCAGTCGGCCTTGGTCGGCGTGCGCGAATCGGGCAGCTGATCCAGCTCGCGACGGATCTCGTCCAGCGTCAGCCCGACGTTGGAGGCGGCGCGGATGAACGCCAGCCGGCGCAGCACGCTGCGCTCGAAGCGGCGTTGGCCGCCCGAGTTGCGTTCGGCGCGGATCAGCCCTTCGGCCTCGTAGAACCGCAGCGCCGACGCCGCGAAGCCGCTGCGTTCGGCCACGGCTCCGACGG harbors:
- the soxR gene encoding redox-sensitive transcriptional activator SoxR encodes the protein MDKHELMTVGAVAERSGFAASALRFYEAEGLIRAERNSGGQRRFERSVLRRLAFIRAASNVGLTLDEIRRELDQLPDSRTPTKADWQRITKHWRGRLDEQILALEKLRDGLESCIGCGCLSLQRCAISNPQDVAADDDTGAAYLPRVLRKPPVRR
- a CDS encoding (deoxy)nucleoside triphosphate pyrophosphohydrolase, with protein sequence MTHRPIVAAALVDDLARPRTVLAAMRLHPAHLAGRWELPGGKVEAGESESAALQRELAEEIGVQVEIGDGLPGPLTPLADSGSRPWPLDGGLVMCVWLARITAGEVTCHVHGAARWLTAAELYDVDWVAADLPIVRAIASLLD
- a CDS encoding D-alanyl-D-alanine carboxypeptidase family protein; translation: MAAYPGTSAHGVGLALDFEQDATVGPFDWGQPGSVWLTQNSSKYGFYNPFSYGTTDESYHFQFE
- a CDS encoding Lrp/AsnC family transcriptional regulator codes for the protein MPSRSMRKNTTVDELDAGIMHGLQVAPRAPFAVLGEVLGVSEQTVARRYRRLRSEGILRVIGLLNPAQIGLTHWGLRLRCQPNAAAEIAQALARRDDIGWVALLSGGSEIAASVRARTAADRDRLLMELLPRTAQVLSIDAFAYLHIFRGSSTRDWRVGSTLLNKEQELLLQGGQITVDGHEEMLRADDEPLLRQVFRDGRATFATLAAATGWSESRAARRFQQLVSSGVVYFDVDFSMAAFGLTLQAYLQLIVEPSRLSEVGERLAGHDRVMFAAATTGSTGMAASVACGGTEELFRFVSDDIGQMPGVSQVQISPITRTVKQAGSLLDGDRLATPVPF
- a CDS encoding 4a-hydroxytetrahydrobiopterin dehydratase, producing MPRLLTDDEITRQLRDLPSWRRAGTALTATYDAASFSAAVRLIDLVAVEAEQMDHHPDIALSWVTTTWTLSTHSAGGVTQFDIELAHRIDECADEINRRQPQ
- a CDS encoding glutathione peroxidase, translating into MSILNDTIARLDGTPGTLADLTGGKPALLVNVASKCGLTPQYAELETLQKDYEDKGFTVVGLPCNQFAGQEPGSAEEIQEFCSATYGVTFPMSEKIEVNGAGRHPIYATLTQAADQDGRTGDIQWNFEKFVIDAGGEVVQRFSPQVTPSDERVTAAIASAIG
- a CDS encoding MFS transporter, encoding MRKWLPLVTICTGTLMLLVDVTIVNVALPAMADNLRTSFTSLQWVVDIYALVLAALLMGIGSLADRLGHRATYIVGLALFAAASAASGLAQNPSILITARAVQGVGGAAMFATTFALLNNSYHGRDRGTAYGIWGAVSGAAAAIGPIAGGLLTEHLSWRWIFFVNLPFAVAAIVLSFVVLRSDERHRTPLDFLGMSTFTVFAGALTFALIRANEHGWGNSLVVILFAVSLVALVAFVIAEAKLKHPMLDLALLRSGPFVGALIAGFVLTAGAFAYLTYASIWMQSVLGMSPVEAGLASLPLAIASFATSASVGRLMHGDRNWWAVGLGIALTGVGGVIVAIQMGAGADWKALVAGLFVSGVGVGLSAPTLSSTAMSAVPKDRGGMAAGAVNSARQLGFALGIAAMGSLFASRISSSLSSHHVPKSSSIGNAVAGGQSQMVLHSVPAAYQQQLHTAIHIATADGLRLTAIVAGVLGIVGGIVAALLIRPRNERPAPRHLASAEDAGAHEAGSHAAGAHRSGLHETGESATPEDDPDLAKV
- a CDS encoding peptidoglycan-binding domain-containing protein, with the translated sequence MAPAASAATPPPTGPAGYATGCPVVGGGQGTASAIRIIQGKLNKLDLAGLTVDGVNGPATTAAIKTFQRSQFITADGVVGTDTWLKLGGCNSTVTPTYTGWVAMGGGSMQDQANIYQSPSFSAKVLGHYGAYAKVTGTLTGEWVRTSAGYVDVGTLENTTSAPASRNGKLATTSMCAVPLAWNAQHSFSGGVLTYTKTTQRYLNCIALWHLADLQNAFKAHFGKFATIDLTYRSYAE
- a CDS encoding VIT1/CCC1 transporter family protein gives rise to the protein MTDTERPETLHDEPHPDLGNRLNWLRAGVLGANDGIVSVAGIVMGVAGATTSRHSIAIAGAAGLVAGALSMATGEYVSVSTQRDSERAVLRKERRELAEMPEEELEELTDLYERKGLSRALAEDVARELTNHDALRAHAEAELGIDPDDLTNPWQAAFASMVAFTVGAALPLLAILLPGPSWRVATTVVTVVIGLIVTGLISARLGGARVGLAVARNVAGGLLAMGVTYGIGHLIGRAV
- a CDS encoding class I SAM-dependent methyltransferase, whose translation is MADPIYADADLAAIYDALDPDRSDLLAYAGIVAELRARSVLDIGCGTGTFATLLAQCGVSVVGVDPAVASVELARTKPYADQVTWVAGDLAAVPPLQVDLVTMTANVAQVFLADEDWRAVLVGAHSALRSGGHLVFETRDPARAAWNAWNRADSHTVTFIGGVGRVETWLDLLQVDDAHALVTFRHTFVLPDGARRVSESTLRFRSREEVQSSLDAALETIDIRDAPDRAGLEMVFVARA